One window from the genome of Haladaptatus paucihalophilus DX253 encodes:
- a CDS encoding DUF7344 domain-containing protein, with protein sequence MDGDETSLRALLQILTEPRRRYALYHLRRHDETTVTRLADNVAGWMDADRDEPLSGQEHVHIYTELHHTDIPRLVAAGIVHLPDDEERVEVVSFPDVLSDLLDVTLEFDDGGM encoded by the coding sequence ATGGACGGCGACGAAACCTCGTTACGAGCACTGTTGCAGATTCTCACGGAACCGCGCAGACGGTACGCGCTGTACCACCTCCGGCGGCACGACGAGACCACGGTCACGCGTCTCGCGGACAACGTGGCGGGGTGGATGGACGCCGACCGGGACGAACCCCTCTCGGGGCAGGAACACGTCCACATCTACACCGAACTCCACCACACCGACATTCCGCGGCTCGTCGCCGCCGGTATCGTTCACCTCCCCGACGACGAAGAGCGAGTGGAAGTCGTCTCGTTCCCGGACGTTCTCTCCGACCTCCTCGACGTCACCCTCGAATTCGACGACGGCGGGATGTGA
- a CDS encoding DUF6789 family protein, which translates to MNRAIVEFTALSLVVLGCWVLSRLSHRQAAEPDGGYPARREFDFDLGSMWKSVVHWTTTTNHREIGTLYIIFGTFAALWGGIEAMMMRTELLTPNASIWSTETYNALFTSHGITMLFFFVTPVFFGIANYFLPILIGADDMAFPRLNAIGFWLLPPSLLLVRGGLPSQVIGQFLRLFDVHGPLFQFFWTLRDPELGWTLYTPLSTQSSNPQIDFLLLGLHLSGIATTLGAINFIVTILYERAEDVGFDSLDIFCWNLLVTSGIIIFAFPLLGSAAIMLLFDRVLGTTFYAPQGGGALLWQHLFWFFGHPEVYIIFLPATGLMSFILPKFAGRKLFGFKFIVYSTMGIGVLSFGVWAHHMFTTGIDPRLRASFMAVSIAIAVPSAIKVFNWITTIWSGRVRLTAPMVLCIGSIGTFVVGGVTGVFLAVIPVDIVLHGTYYVVGHFHLILMGIIPFMMVAASYYWYPILTGRMYDRQLALFQSLLLVVGSVVTFGTLVIMGLLGLPRRFAIYPAEFASYQRIATIGAYLLGISVLLWLYNMLWSYWNGTPVKTADVWGLKRTHQFTREWQWFERRLEEKYGIEPTEPEITRPAATSVPGEGSPNILVGVEPLINTIPRIAGAAAIGGFIGTMLMSGVLFTATVLGVFDLVSFSDLAGFVGEQGVVIGYLLFLIGGMTTWALLFAVLAEYLPGGPRIITGLAFATIISVGFGLAFYTGQTGLHLLAYAVFVLIAHWFYGFGLSATFEYLSERWEVA; encoded by the coding sequence ATGAATCGGGCGATAGTCGAGTTCACGGCGCTCTCGCTCGTCGTCCTCGGGTGTTGGGTTCTCTCGCGGCTGTCCCATCGACAAGCCGCGGAACCCGACGGCGGGTATCCGGCGCGACGCGAGTTCGATTTCGACCTCGGTTCGATGTGGAAGTCCGTCGTCCACTGGACGACGACGACGAATCACCGCGAAATCGGGACGCTGTACATCATCTTCGGGACGTTCGCGGCCCTCTGGGGCGGTATCGAAGCCATGATGATGCGGACGGAACTGCTGACGCCGAACGCGAGCATCTGGTCCACGGAGACGTACAACGCGCTGTTCACCTCGCACGGCATCACGATGCTCTTTTTCTTCGTCACGCCGGTCTTCTTCGGCATCGCCAACTACTTCTTGCCCATCCTCATCGGCGCGGACGACATGGCGTTTCCGCGCCTCAACGCCATCGGCTTCTGGCTGTTGCCGCCCTCGTTGCTCCTCGTTCGCGGGGGGCTTCCGTCACAGGTCATCGGCCAGTTTCTTCGACTGTTCGACGTTCACGGCCCCCTCTTCCAGTTCTTCTGGACGCTCCGCGACCCGGAACTCGGATGGACGCTGTACACGCCGCTTTCGACCCAGAGTTCGAACCCGCAGATAGACTTCCTGCTCCTCGGGTTGCACCTCTCGGGCATCGCCACGACCCTCGGTGCCATCAACTTCATCGTCACCATCCTCTACGAACGCGCCGAAGACGTAGGGTTCGACTCGCTCGATATCTTCTGCTGGAACCTCCTCGTGACGAGCGGGATAATCATCTTCGCCTTTCCGCTGCTGGGGAGCGCCGCCATCATGCTGCTGTTCGACCGCGTGTTGGGAACCACGTTCTACGCGCCACAGGGCGGCGGGGCGCTCCTCTGGCAGCATCTGTTCTGGTTCTTCGGGCACCCCGAAGTGTACATCATCTTCCTCCCGGCGACGGGGCTGATGAGTTTCATCCTGCCGAAGTTCGCGGGCCGGAAGCTGTTCGGGTTCAAGTTCATCGTCTACTCCACGATGGGTATCGGCGTGCTCTCCTTCGGCGTCTGGGCGCATCACATGTTCACGACGGGTATCGACCCGCGCCTCCGCGCGAGTTTCATGGCCGTCTCCATCGCCATCGCCGTACCGAGCGCCATCAAAGTGTTCAACTGGATAACGACGATTTGGTCGGGGCGGGTTCGGCTCACGGCACCGATGGTTCTCTGTATCGGCAGCATCGGCACCTTCGTCGTCGGCGGCGTGACCGGCGTCTTTCTGGCGGTGATACCCGTCGATATCGTCCTCCACGGCACCTACTACGTCGTCGGTCACTTCCACCTGATACTCATGGGCATCATTCCGTTCATGATGGTCGCCGCGAGTTACTACTGGTATCCCATCCTGACGGGGCGGATGTACGACCGGCAACTCGCGCTGTTCCAATCGCTGTTGCTCGTCGTCGGGTCCGTCGTCACCTTCGGCACGCTCGTCATCATGGGGCTGTTGGGTCTCCCGCGGCGCTTCGCCATCTATCCCGCGGAGTTCGCGTCGTACCAGCGCATCGCCACCATCGGCGCGTATCTCCTCGGCATCTCGGTGCTGTTGTGGCTCTACAACATGCTCTGGTCGTACTGGAACGGCACCCCCGTCAAGACGGCCGACGTGTGGGGGCTGAAACGCACCCACCAGTTCACCCGCGAGTGGCAGTGGTTCGAACGACGGCTGGAGGAGAAGTACGGCATCGAACCGACGGAACCCGAAATAACCCGTCCGGCCGCGACGAGCGTCCCCGGCGAGGGCAGTCCGAACATCCTCGTCGGCGTCGAACCGCTGATAAACACGATTCCGCGCATCGCGGGCGCGGCCGCAATCGGCGGGTTCATCGGAACGATGCTCATGTCCGGCGTGCTGTTCACCGCGACGGTGCTGGGCGTGTTCGACCTCGTGTCGTTCTCCGACCTCGCGGGATTCGTCGGCGAACAGGGCGTGGTTATCGGCTACCTCCTCTTCCTCATCGGGGGAATGACGACCTGGGCGCTCCTGTTCGCCGTCCTGGCGGAGTACCTGCCCGGGGGTCCGCGGATCATCACCGGATTGGCGTTCGCGACGATAATCTCGGTCGGGTTCGGACTGGCCTTCTACACCGGCCAAACCGGTCTTCACCTCCTCGCCTACGCCGTCTTCGTCCTCATCGCCCACTGGTTCTACGGGTTCGGACTGTCCGCCACGTTCGAGTACCTCTCCGAACGGTGGGAGGTGGCCTGA
- a CDS encoding cytochrome c oxidase subunit 3, with translation MADPVATEASADEHESAHHRSRWPIIAAGGAATMYLGLGLTILGSVSDVFPGIVGVVLALFGFVVLVGGLGGWLDQAYLRDYWQHGTSTEKKYSYEATMVSFLLTDIATFGAVFTYYFFVRVGTWPPAELPDVLTSLLLVNTTVLVLSSFTLHYSHIALRKGKQKRFLALLGVTVVLGVGFVAGQAYEYYDFIVREGFTLTSGLFGSAFYGLTGLHGLHVTLGVILLFVVLGRAIRGQYDSERDTSVSTVSMYWHFVDAVWIFLVVVLYVGSSVTG, from the coding sequence ATGGCCGACCCAGTGGCGACCGAGGCGTCCGCGGACGAACACGAATCGGCGCATCACCGAAGTCGATGGCCCATCATCGCTGCGGGCGGTGCGGCGACCATGTACCTCGGACTCGGGTTGACGATACTGGGCAGCGTCTCCGACGTGTTCCCCGGAATCGTCGGGGTCGTTCTCGCACTCTTCGGCTTCGTCGTGCTCGTCGGCGGACTGGGCGGATGGCTCGACCAGGCCTACCTCCGCGACTACTGGCAACACGGGACGAGCACGGAGAAGAAGTACTCCTACGAGGCGACGATGGTGTCGTTCCTGCTGACCGACATCGCCACGTTCGGCGCGGTGTTCACCTACTACTTCTTCGTCCGCGTCGGCACGTGGCCGCCCGCGGAGCTGCCCGACGTGCTGACATCGCTCCTGCTCGTCAACACGACCGTCCTCGTGCTGAGCAGTTTCACCCTTCACTACTCGCACATCGCGCTCCGGAAGGGGAAGCAAAAGCGGTTTCTCGCGCTCCTCGGCGTCACCGTCGTCCTCGGGGTGGGGTTCGTCGCGGGGCAGGCGTACGAGTACTACGACTTCATCGTCCGCGAGGGGTTCACCCTGACCTCGGGGCTGTTCGGGAGCGCTTTCTACGGACTGACCGGCTTGCACGGCCTGCACGTCACGCTCGGCGTAATTTTGCTGTTCGTCGTCCTCGGTCGGGCGATTCGCGGCCAGTACGACTCCGAACGGGATACGTCGGTCAGCACGGTCTCGATGTACTGGCACTTCGTGGACGCGGTGTGGATATTCCTCGTCGTCGTGCTGTACGTCGGGTCGAGCGTGACGGGGTGA
- the coxB gene encoding cytochrome c oxidase subunit II: MRLRRRGASRWGALVCLFVVGIAAVQPAAAQSVNKRLIDSLNYQLAYVALPLTLFVEIILVYAVFKFRNNDDPLPTAEDPPLEITWTIATAIILLFVGVAAFTVLTNPYITPTQPTGGAGTGGARMGLADAANSTDSVTVRGLAYQWGWQFSYPGTNVTTRDELVLPANTDIYVRMTSADVIHSLFVPQLGVKQDVFPKRTTVIHTRVFEPGTYRGYCAEFCGSGHARMRTEVRVLPKDEYRQWLRNSTAENGSAR; the protein is encoded by the coding sequence ATGCGACTTCGCCGCAGGGGGGCATCTCGGTGGGGGGCACTGGTGTGCCTGTTCGTCGTCGGAATCGCCGCCGTCCAACCAGCGGCCGCGCAATCGGTCAACAAACGGCTCATCGACTCGCTGAACTACCAGCTTGCGTACGTGGCGCTGCCGCTGACGCTCTTCGTCGAGATAATTCTGGTCTACGCGGTGTTCAAGTTCCGGAACAACGACGACCCGTTACCGACGGCGGAGGACCCGCCGCTCGAAATAACGTGGACCATCGCAACTGCCATCATCCTGCTGTTCGTCGGCGTCGCGGCGTTCACCGTGCTGACGAATCCGTACATCACGCCGACGCAACCGACGGGCGGCGCTGGAACGGGCGGCGCGAGGATGGGACTCGCGGACGCCGCGAACTCGACGGACTCGGTGACGGTCCGCGGACTCGCCTACCAGTGGGGGTGGCAGTTCAGCTATCCGGGGACGAACGTCACGACACGCGACGAACTCGTTCTCCCGGCGAACACCGACATCTACGTTCGGATGACCTCCGCGGACGTGATTCACTCGCTGTTCGTCCCGCAACTCGGGGTCAAACAGGACGTGTTCCCCAAGCGAACCACCGTCATCCACACGCGCGTCTTCGAACCCGGAACGTACCGCGGCTACTGCGCCGAGTTCTGTGGCTCGGGCCACGCGCGCATGCGGACCGAGGTCCGCGTGCTCCCCAAGGACGAGTACCGACAGTGGCTCCGGAATTCGACGGCGGAAAACGGCTCGGCGAGGTAA
- a CDS encoding GerW family sporulation protein: MDVFERLEALLQQFRRNVGAETVYGTPIQVGNRTIIPIAKVSYGFGGVGGSDGSRMGGGAGAAPIGALEVSPEGTRFVRFSESRRTLAALGLGIAIGLLVRRRV, encoded by the coding sequence ATGGACGTATTCGAGCGACTCGAAGCCCTCCTGCAGCAATTCCGTCGAAACGTGGGTGCCGAAACGGTGTACGGAACGCCGATACAGGTCGGCAACCGAACAATCATCCCGATAGCGAAGGTGAGCTACGGGTTCGGCGGCGTCGGCGGTTCGGACGGCAGTCGAATGGGCGGCGGTGCGGGGGCGGCCCCAATCGGCGCGCTCGAAGTGTCGCCCGAAGGGACGCGATTCGTGCGGTTTTCGGAGTCGCGGCGAACGCTCGCGGCCCTCGGTCTCGGTATCGCCATCGGCCTGCTCGTGCGTCGTCGCGTCTGA
- the cruF gene encoding bisanhydrobacterioruberin hydratase, with protein MDRRAAEARLSALVRENRFTIAVVFPLIGAALFVVGYEAWLPAWLARNPFLIIFGTLVMRSPLVAGLTPLVDRRAGIALLLLTAYTYAIEFLGVTTGFPYGKFHYVLELGPMLFGTVPAGLPVFFFPLVLNSYLLCLLLLGPRADSRLARFAASLAVVVVIDLVLDPAAVALRFWAYADGGAYYGVPLSNYLGWVVSGAVAVGLVELGFDWRALRDRLDSCEFMLDDMVSFVILWGAMNLYFEHWIPVVVAALLFVGLRKIDRFDFAVFRPATGLSR; from the coding sequence GTGGATAGACGCGCCGCGGAGGCGCGGCTTTCCGCGCTCGTCCGCGAGAACCGGTTCACCATCGCGGTCGTCTTTCCGCTCATCGGTGCCGCGCTGTTCGTGGTGGGGTACGAGGCGTGGCTCCCGGCGTGGCTCGCGCGGAACCCCTTCCTCATCATCTTCGGGACGCTCGTCATGCGCTCGCCGCTCGTGGCCGGGTTGACGCCGCTCGTGGACCGACGGGCGGGTATCGCGCTCCTCCTGTTGACGGCCTACACGTACGCCATCGAGTTCCTCGGCGTGACGACAGGGTTCCCGTACGGGAAGTTCCACTACGTCCTCGAACTCGGCCCGATGCTGTTCGGGACGGTTCCGGCGGGGCTTCCGGTGTTTTTCTTCCCGCTCGTGCTGAACAGCTACCTGCTCTGTCTCCTGTTGCTCGGCCCGCGGGCGGACTCCCGCCTCGCCCGCTTTGCGGCCTCGCTCGCCGTCGTCGTCGTCATCGACCTCGTGTTGGACCCGGCGGCCGTCGCGCTCCGGTTCTGGGCGTACGCCGACGGCGGCGCGTACTACGGCGTCCCGCTCTCGAACTACCTCGGCTGGGTCGTCAGCGGCGCTGTCGCCGTCGGACTCGTCGAACTCGGATTCGATTGGCGGGCGCTCCGCGACAGACTCGACTCCTGTGAGTTCATGCTGGACGACATGGTGAGCTTCGTCATCCTCTGGGGTGCGATGAACCTCTACTTCGAACACTGGATTCCGGTCGTCGTGGCCGCCCTCCTGTTCGTCGGCCTCAGAAAGATAGACCGCTTCGACTTCGCCGTCTTTCGACCGGCGACTGGACTCTCCCGCTGA
- a CDS encoding prenyltransferase: MIRSFLTLSRPRFWLYLAGPVLVGLAYGASTVGDLLSPVSVALFVYFLFPANVFLYGINDVFDADVDEENPKKEGRESRYRGDRAVPVAVAVCAALGVGFLFVTPSAAWPWLVGFLLLGAEYSAPPLRFKTTPFIDSLSNGLYVLPGAAAYAALAGSQPPLLAVVGGWLWAMGMHTFSAIPEIEPDRRAGIRTTATALGESRTLAYCAVCWLLAAGLFALLDVRAGLLLLAYPLLVVAWVTRDVDIARAYWWYPAINTAVGAVLTVGGLWGVVRG; this comes from the coding sequence ATGATCCGTTCCTTCCTCACGCTGTCGCGGCCGCGATTCTGGCTCTATCTCGCCGGGCCGGTACTGGTGGGTTTGGCTTACGGCGCATCGACCGTCGGCGACCTCCTCTCCCCCGTCTCGGTCGCCCTGTTCGTCTACTTCCTGTTCCCGGCCAACGTCTTCCTCTACGGCATCAACGACGTGTTCGACGCCGACGTGGACGAGGAGAATCCGAAGAAAGAGGGGCGAGAGTCGCGGTATCGAGGGGACCGAGCGGTTCCCGTCGCAGTCGCGGTCTGTGCCGCGCTCGGCGTCGGGTTCCTGTTCGTCACGCCGTCCGCGGCGTGGCCGTGGCTCGTCGGCTTCCTCCTCCTCGGCGCGGAGTACTCCGCACCGCCGCTCCGGTTCAAGACGACGCCGTTCATCGACTCGCTCTCGAACGGGCTGTACGTCCTCCCGGGCGCGGCGGCCTACGCGGCGCTCGCCGGGAGTCAGCCCCCACTCCTCGCCGTGGTCGGCGGGTGGCTCTGGGCGATGGGAATGCACACGTTCTCCGCGATACCCGAAATCGAACCCGACCGTCGCGCCGGGATTCGGACGACGGCGACGGCGCTCGGGGAGTCCCGAACCCTCGCCTACTGTGCCGTCTGCTGGCTCCTCGCGGCGGGGCTGTTCGCGCTCCTCGACGTCCGCGCGGGACTGCTCCTGCTGGCGTACCCCCTGCTCGTCGTCGCGTGGGTCACCCGCGACGTGGACATCGCACGCGCCTACTGGTGGTATCCGGCCATCAACACCGCCGTCGGGGCCGTGTTGACCGTGGGCGGCCTGTGGGGTGTCGTCCGTGGATAG
- a CDS encoding phytoene desaturase family protein encodes MNLADSTVVVVGSGFGGLSTACYLADAGADVTVLEKNEQLGGRASRLEEDGFRFDMGPSWYLMPDVFERFFGHFDRTPSDYYRLERLDPHYRIFFKDGDGRGSENGDGSENGTEGVDFVDILPELEKNKELFESFEPGAGEALQRYLDQSERNYGVGMEHFVYTDRSRFRDYVSMDVARNARGLNLLGSMQDHVEQYFDDPRLQQIMQYTLVFLGGSPKNTPAIYNLMSHVDFNLGVYYPENGLGGVVDGIVELAEELGVEFRTDYEVTDITGHEGDFFVHSADERIAADLVVSDADYPHTEQELLPPESRQYDADYWESRTYAPSAFLLYLGVEGDVEPLAHHTLVLPEDWNEHFDRIFDTPSWPDDPAYYLCVPSETDDSVAPEGHSNLFALVPIAPGLPDGPAIRENFREKLLDDIEANTGVSLRDRIVFEESFSVSEFADRYNSTKGTALGLAHTLLQTGPMRPGHRSPTVDGLYFTGSYTTPGIGVPMCLISGQHTADAMVEDH; translated from the coding sequence ATGAATCTCGCGGACAGCACCGTCGTCGTCGTGGGGAGCGGCTTCGGCGGGCTTTCGACTGCGTGCTATCTCGCCGACGCGGGCGCGGACGTGACGGTTCTCGAAAAGAACGAACAGCTCGGCGGCCGCGCGAGCAGACTGGAGGAAGACGGCTTCCGGTTCGACATGGGTCCGTCGTGGTACCTCATGCCCGACGTGTTCGAACGCTTTTTCGGTCACTTCGACCGCACGCCGAGCGACTACTACCGACTGGAGCGACTCGACCCGCACTACCGTATCTTCTTCAAGGACGGCGACGGGCGGGGGAGCGAAAACGGAGATGGGAGCGAGAACGGAACCGAAGGGGTCGATTTCGTCGATATCCTCCCGGAGTTGGAGAAGAACAAGGAGCTGTTCGAGTCGTTCGAACCGGGCGCTGGCGAGGCGCTCCAGCGCTATCTCGACCAATCCGAACGGAACTACGGCGTCGGAATGGAGCACTTCGTCTACACCGACCGCTCCCGGTTCCGGGATTACGTCTCGATGGACGTTGCGCGGAACGCCCGCGGGCTGAACCTCCTCGGGTCGATGCAGGACCACGTGGAGCAGTACTTCGACGACCCGCGACTCCAGCAGATAATGCAGTACACGCTGGTCTTCCTCGGCGGGTCGCCGAAGAACACGCCCGCCATCTACAACCTGATGAGCCACGTCGATTTCAACCTCGGCGTCTACTACCCGGAAAACGGTCTCGGCGGCGTCGTGGACGGTATCGTCGAACTCGCCGAGGAACTGGGCGTCGAGTTCCGAACCGACTACGAAGTGACGGACATCACGGGTCACGAGGGCGATTTCTTCGTCCACAGCGCCGACGAGAGAATCGCGGCTGACCTCGTGGTGAGCGACGCGGACTACCCCCACACGGAACAGGAACTCCTCCCACCGGAGTCCCGCCAGTACGACGCCGACTACTGGGAGTCGCGGACCTACGCGCCGTCGGCGTTCCTCCTGTACCTCGGCGTCGAGGGCGACGTGGAACCGCTCGCCCACCACACGCTCGTCCTGCCCGAGGACTGGAACGAGCACTTCGACCGGATATTCGATACCCCGTCGTGGCCCGACGACCCGGCCTACTACCTCTGCGTTCCGAGCGAGACCGACGATTCGGTCGCGCCCGAGGGACACAGCAACCTGTTCGCGCTCGTCCCCATCGCGCCCGGACTGCCCGACGGCCCGGCGATACGCGAGAACTTCCGCGAGAAGCTGTTGGACGACATCGAGGCGAACACGGGCGTCTCGCTCCGCGACCGCATCGTCTTCGAGGAGTCCTTCTCCGTCTCGGAGTTCGCCGACCGCTACAACAGCACGAAGGGAACCGCGCTCGGCCTCGCCCACACGCTCCTGCAGACCGGACCGATGCGCCCCGGCCACCGGTCGCCGACGGTCGATGGCCTGTATTTCACCGGGTCGTACACAACGCCCGGCATCGGCGTCCCGATGTGCCTCATCAGCGGCCAACACACCGCGGACGCCATGGTCGAGGACCACTAA
- a CDS encoding VOC family protein gives MTQQSTGHVSRVTHFALIVADQEAALDFYTETLGFEKKEDSEMGEDRWLTVAPAGREGVHIILRSPEWFDGRDADRYEELVGHNPMIGLEVDDCHATYADLRERGVEFASEPQEREYGVEVIAFDPEGNELLFVEPARA, from the coding sequence ATGACACAGCAATCGACCGGCCACGTCTCGCGGGTCACGCATTTCGCGCTGATAGTCGCGGACCAGGAGGCGGCCCTCGACTTCTACACCGAAACGCTCGGCTTCGAGAAGAAGGAGGACAGCGAGATGGGCGAGGACAGGTGGCTCACCGTCGCCCCCGCGGGACGGGAGGGCGTCCACATCATCCTCCGGTCCCCGGAGTGGTTCGACGGTCGGGACGCCGACAGATACGAGGAGTTGGTCGGCCACAACCCGATGATCGGCTTGGAGGTGGACGACTGTCACGCGACGTACGCCGACTTGCGCGAGCGCGGCGTCGAGTTCGCGTCCGAACCGCAGGAACGCGAGTACGGCGTCGAAGTCATCGCGTTCGACCCGGAGGGCAACGAACTCCTCTTCGTCGAACCGGCGCGGGCGTGA
- a CDS encoding GHMP family kinase ATP-binding protein: MRAFAPGSVTAVFAPAESGDESRGASMAIEDGVVASVRAADETQILLDGEGTDFEPVSGVLDELGCTARVELEHDIPIGCGFGASGAATLATALAANAEFGLGRSREDLVHASHVAEVNAGTGLGDVFIQTAGGALMSDGSGRRRWEPTDAIEYVSFGGMATSETLGNPDLMARIGRVGGKTLDSLPREPSLERLTRDAWSFAREIELPTDTVRDTVADVETAGGAASMAMLGETVFAVGVEDVLPNRTTVSFSGAHLL; the protein is encoded by the coding sequence ATGAGAGCGTTCGCTCCGGGAAGCGTGACGGCGGTGTTCGCACCGGCCGAGTCGGGCGACGAGTCGAGAGGCGCGAGCATGGCTATCGAGGATGGGGTCGTCGCGTCGGTGCGGGCGGCGGACGAAACCCAGATACTGCTCGACGGCGAGGGGACCGACTTCGAACCCGTCTCCGGCGTGCTCGACGAGTTGGGATGCACCGCCCGCGTGGAACTCGAACACGACATTCCCATCGGGTGCGGCTTCGGCGCGAGCGGCGCGGCCACGCTCGCAACCGCGCTCGCGGCGAACGCGGAGTTCGGACTCGGACGCTCGCGGGAGGACCTCGTACACGCCTCGCACGTCGCCGAGGTGAACGCCGGAACCGGATTGGGCGACGTGTTTATCCAGACGGCGGGCGGCGCGCTGATGAGCGACGGGTCGGGTCGCCGCCGCTGGGAACCGACCGACGCCATCGAGTACGTCTCGTTCGGCGGGATGGCGACCAGCGAGACGCTGGGTAACCCGGACCTGATGGCGCGAATCGGACGCGTCGGCGGGAAGACGCTCGATTCGCTGCCGCGCGAGCCGTCCTTGGAACGCCTCACGCGGGACGCGTGGTCGTTCGCACGGGAGATAGAACTCCCCACGGACACGGTTCGGGACACCGTGGCCGACGTGGAGACGGCGGGCGGCGCGGCGAGCATGGCGATGCTCGGCGAAACCGTCTTCGCGGTGGGCGTCGAGGACGTGCTCCCGAACCGGACGACCGTCTCGTTTTCCGGCGCACACTTGCTGTAG
- a CDS encoding ArsR/SmtB family transcription factor: MVDFLPSTVDSVADEDRDPRVVGVDSEDADALVAALSSQTGRDILAALYEEPATPATIAERVETSLQNVQYHLGKLEDGNLVEVADTAYSSKGREMKVYAPTAEPLVLFAGNESDTVGLKSALSNLFGGLGILGLASLVVQRLATNRPIIGPIFQMGSSGNTDSGEKVATTTARSADAGGSAGNAATTTHAPADGGTTHEAARTTAEAATTVADKTTTALHASTTSTTRTIAESASGAGIPPGALFFAGGALILVLAFFVWYRREKRSGQR, translated from the coding sequence ATGGTCGACTTTCTGCCCTCCACCGTCGATTCCGTCGCGGACGAGGACCGCGACCCGCGAGTCGTCGGCGTCGACAGCGAGGACGCGGACGCGTTGGTCGCCGCCCTCTCCTCGCAGACCGGACGCGATATCCTCGCGGCTCTGTACGAGGAACCGGCGACCCCGGCAACCATCGCGGAACGCGTCGAGACGTCGCTCCAGAACGTCCAGTACCACCTCGGAAAGTTGGAAGACGGCAACCTCGTCGAGGTCGCGGACACGGCCTACTCCAGCAAGGGGCGCGAAATGAAGGTGTACGCGCCGACCGCGGAACCGCTCGTCCTCTTCGCCGGGAACGAGTCGGATACCGTCGGACTGAAATCCGCCCTCTCGAACCTGTTCGGCGGTCTCGGCATCCTCGGGCTGGCGAGCCTCGTCGTCCAGCGACTCGCCACGAACAGACCGATCATCGGACCCATCTTCCAGATGGGGTCGAGCGGCAACACTGACAGCGGCGAGAAGGTAGCGACGACGACGGCACGAAGCGCCGACGCGGGCGGCAGCGCCGGAAACGCGGCGACGACGACCCACGCACCCGCCGACGGCGGAACGACCCACGAGGCGGCCCGGACGACGGCGGAAGCCGCGACGACGGTCGCGGACAAGACGACGACCGCGCTGCATGCGAGCACGACCAGCACGACGCGGACCATCGCCGAGAGCGCGTCGGGTGCCGGTATCCCACCCGGAGCGCTCTTTTTCGCCGGTGGCGCGCTGATTCTCGTGCTCGCTTTCTTCGTCTGGTATCGCCGGGAGAAACGGAGCGGGCAACGCTAA